A stretch of Fluviicola sp. DNA encodes these proteins:
- a CDS encoding efflux RND transporter periplasmic adaptor subunit, with product MKNVVIPALFLSFLVASCGSKEKPTNEIPKAEIIPVKLESIRSMNSYEEIHVSGQFTTDDETYLSFLSGGVIQKLYVKEGDKVRKGQLLATLDLTLVKATVSQAKLGLEKAKRDLERAKNLQKEGFATLEQMQNAQTACDVAQEQLQSALFNMKYAEIRAVSNGFILKKMANQGQLVSSGTPVFQTNGAGSNSFKLKVGVSDRQWSQIQIGDEATVQADVFKNKTLKAKVSRKSESIDPYSGTFTVELELQGKLPEGLASGVFGKATIKLSETSENWKIPYEALLDGNADDGYVFISNDQKTVKKVPVKIENLDQNVVEISEGLEGYKYVIVSGGPYLNENSTISSK from the coding sequence ATGAAAAATGTAGTCATTCCGGCGCTGTTTCTTTCATTTTTGGTTGCTTCCTGCGGCTCGAAAGAAAAGCCAACCAATGAAATTCCAAAAGCAGAAATCATCCCGGTAAAACTGGAATCTATCCGGTCGATGAATTCCTACGAAGAAATCCATGTTTCCGGTCAGTTCACCACAGACGATGAAACGTATTTGTCTTTCCTTTCGGGTGGAGTTATCCAGAAGTTATATGTCAAAGAGGGCGATAAAGTGCGCAAAGGACAATTGCTGGCAACCCTGGACCTGACCCTGGTAAAAGCTACCGTGAGCCAGGCAAAACTGGGATTGGAAAAAGCTAAACGCGATTTGGAACGTGCGAAGAATCTGCAAAAAGAAGGCTTTGCAACCCTGGAACAAATGCAAAATGCGCAAACTGCTTGCGATGTTGCACAGGAACAATTGCAATCGGCGTTATTCAACATGAAGTACGCGGAGATCAGAGCCGTTTCAAACGGTTTTATCCTCAAAAAAATGGCTAACCAGGGACAATTGGTGAGCAGCGGAACACCGGTTTTTCAAACAAACGGCGCAGGTTCCAATTCCTTTAAGTTGAAAGTAGGTGTTAGTGACCGGCAGTGGAGCCAGATCCAAATCGGGGACGAAGCAACGGTCCAGGCAGATGTTTTTAAAAACAAGACTTTGAAAGCAAAAGTTTCCCGCAAGTCAGAGAGCATAGACCCGTATAGCGGAACATTTACCGTGGAACTGGAATTGCAGGGCAAATTGCCGGAAGGACTGGCAAGCGGTGTTTTCGGAAAAGCAACGATCAAACTTTCCGAAACTTCCGAGAACTGGAAAATTCCTTACGAAGCATTGCTGGACGGAAACGCAGACGATGGGTATGTCTTTATTTCGAACGATCAGAAAACGGTGAAGAAAGTTCCGGTGAAGATTGAGAACCTCGACCAGAATGTTGTGGAAATCTCCGAAGGCCTGGAAGGATACAAATACGTAATCGTTTCCGGCGGGCCTTACCTGAACGAGAATTCGACCATTTCATCCAAGTAA
- a CDS encoding TetR/AcrR family transcriptional regulator, which translates to MGINERKEREKEVLQKSILTAAREVFLEKGFDQTSIRSIAQKIEYSPTTIYLYFKDKDAILYALHTEGFNLLGSKMEVLNMVENPLERIKAMGRVYIQFAMDYPDYYDLMFVQKSPMNKLDEDHEVWREGQSTFDALKFSVQQCIDQGYLPFRDVEAGAYMLWSTLHGMCNLYDRGRCKVLDEEKSEQIVDLGFAEFLRMLDAFGR; encoded by the coding sequence ATGGGAATAAACGAACGTAAGGAACGGGAAAAAGAAGTGTTGCAAAAAAGCATCCTCACAGCTGCTCGTGAGGTCTTTTTGGAAAAAGGCTTTGACCAGACTTCCATTCGTTCCATTGCCCAAAAAATTGAATACAGTCCCACAACTATTTATTTGTATTTCAAGGATAAAGATGCGATCCTGTATGCCTTGCATACGGAAGGATTCAACCTGCTGGGGAGCAAAATGGAGGTGCTCAATATGGTGGAAAATCCGCTGGAACGAATCAAAGCGATGGGACGTGTGTATATCCAGTTTGCAATGGATTATCCGGATTACTACGACCTGATGTTCGTACAGAAATCACCCATGAACAAACTGGACGAAGATCACGAAGTATGGAGGGAAGGACAAAGCACTTTTGATGCGTTGAAATTCTCTGTTCAACAATGTATAGACCAGGGATACCTTCCGTTCAGGGATGTAGAAGCCGGAGCATACATGTTGTGGTCGACACTGCATGGAATGTGTAATTTATACGATCGTGGCCGCTGCAAGGTATTGGATGAAGAAAAGAGCGAACAAATCGTTGATTTGGGTTTTGCTGAGTTCTTAAGAATGCTCGACGCGTTCGGTCGCTAA
- a CDS encoding TolC family protein: MKQKMSFLVVILASMFVHTLAQSQTALENYVRQGLDSNLVLKQRSVQLEKALLTLNTAKSNFLPSVNFNASYTTAEGGRYSELPVGDMLNPVYTTLNQMTGTNAFPQIKNEQINFLPNNFYDTYIRTSVPLLNMDIISNKRIQEQKVELSSLDMQVYARELVKNIKVAYYNVIMASKSVEVYESNEKILEQNVALNEALIKQGKGLKVTLVKAQTELMKMNTSISTAKNQLKNAQAYFNFLINKPLDSEIVLEDALSANPQLETKQEREELQLINQSIEVQESVLKMNKNYWVPKINAFLDLGSQGTNWEVSRKSAYYMFGVSASIPIYNGSRNQQQIKQTKYELENARLQLDQVAQQLELQRTQALRNVLNAQENWETAKVQLEASKEYFALVSGANREGLTNQLEFIDASNQVTNAELFVLIQYQNYLSSLAELERAAATYPLKFN, encoded by the coding sequence ATGAAACAAAAAATGAGCTTTCTGGTTGTGATTTTAGCAAGTATGTTCGTTCATACGCTTGCTCAGTCACAAACCGCACTGGAGAATTATGTCCGGCAGGGACTCGACTCCAACCTGGTGCTTAAACAGCGTTCTGTTCAGTTGGAAAAAGCGCTTCTGACCTTGAATACGGCGAAAAGCAATTTTCTGCCTTCCGTGAATTTCAATGCCTCTTATACAACCGCAGAGGGCGGGCGTTATTCCGAACTTCCGGTGGGAGATATGCTGAACCCGGTTTATACGACTTTAAACCAGATGACCGGAACCAATGCTTTTCCGCAAATCAAGAACGAGCAGATCAACTTCCTTCCGAATAACTTCTACGATACTTACATCCGCACTTCCGTTCCCCTGCTGAACATGGACATTATTTCCAACAAACGCATCCAGGAGCAAAAAGTGGAATTAAGCAGCCTGGATATGCAGGTTTATGCGCGTGAGTTGGTGAAGAACATCAAAGTGGCTTACTACAATGTGATCATGGCTTCCAAATCCGTAGAAGTGTATGAGTCGAACGAAAAGATCCTGGAACAGAATGTGGCTTTGAACGAAGCGTTGATCAAACAGGGAAAAGGTTTGAAAGTGACTTTAGTAAAAGCTCAAACCGAGTTGATGAAAATGAACACTTCAATTTCAACGGCTAAGAACCAATTGAAAAATGCACAGGCCTATTTCAATTTCCTGATCAACAAACCATTGGATTCGGAAATTGTATTAGAAGACGCTTTGTCGGCAAACCCGCAATTGGAAACGAAACAGGAACGGGAAGAACTTCAATTGATCAATCAATCGATCGAAGTACAGGAATCCGTTTTGAAAATGAACAAGAACTATTGGGTACCGAAAATCAACGCATTCCTGGATTTGGGTTCGCAGGGCACGAATTGGGAAGTGAGCAGAAAATCGGCTTACTATATGTTCGGGGTTTCTGCTTCCATTCCCATCTACAACGGTTCCCGCAATCAGCAACAGATCAAACAAACGAAATACGAACTGGAAAATGCACGCTTGCAATTGGACCAGGTAGCACAACAATTGGAACTGCAGCGTACACAAGCATTGCGCAATGTGTTAAACGCACAGGAAAATTGGGAAACGGCTAAAGTTCAATTAGAAGCTTCCAAAGAATACTTTGCGCTGGTTTCCGGTGCAAACAGGGAAGGGCTTACCAATCAGCTGGAATTCATTGATGCCTCCAATCAAGTGACCAATGCTGAATTGTTTGTCCTCATTCAATATCAAAATTACTTGAGTTCACTGGCTGAACTTGAGCGGGCAGCAGCAACATATCCATTGAAATTCAATTAA